A window of Ciconia boyciana chromosome 27, ASM3463844v1, whole genome shotgun sequence contains these coding sequences:
- the MCRS1 gene encoding microspherule protein 1 — MAAPSAPSARLLLTSNHLPADTGKRRRPWRRPGGRRRGAAGASAPGDDGLLSGLMASGATSRSEDEESLAGQKRGSAQALGAVPKRRSSSRFIKRKKFDDELVESSLAKSSSRAKGAGGVEPGRCSGSEPSSSEKKKVSKSVSAPIAPSPVPTPGLAKRMKKSKQPLQVTKDLGRWKPADDLLLINAVLQTNDLTSVHLGVKFSCRFNLREIQERWYALLYDPIISKLACQAMRQLHPEAIAAIQSKVLFSKAEEQLLNKVGSTSQPTLDTFQELLHKHPAVFYPSRTAKALQLHWQLMKQYYLLDDQTVQPLPKGDQVLNFSDAEDMLDDSKLKDVRDEVLEHELTVADRRQKREIRQLEQELHKWQVLVDSITGMSSPDFDNQTLAVLRGRMVRYLMRSREITLGRATKDNQIDVDLALEGPAWKISRKQGVIKLKNNGDFFIANEGRRPIYIDGRPVLGGNKWKLNNNSVVEIASLRFVFLINQDLIALIKAEAAKLAQQ, encoded by the exons ATGGCGGCGCCCTCCGCGCCTTCAGCGCGCCTGCTGCTGACGTCAAATCATCTTCCGGCGGATACCGGGAAGCGACGCCGTCCATGGAGGCGCCCGGGCGGACGCCGTCGCGGAGCGGCCGGAGCCTCCGCTCCCGGGGATG ACGGGCTGCTCTCCGGACTGATGGCGTCGGGCGCAACGAGCCGCTCCGAGGACGAGGAGTCGCTGGCGGGGCAGAAGCGGGGCTCGGCCCAGGCCTTGGGCGCCGTCCCCAAGCGCCGCAGCTCCTCGCG GTTCATCAAGCGGAAGAAGTTTGACGATGAGCTGGTAGAGAGCAGCCTCGCCAAATCCTCCAGCCGGGCCAAGGGTGCCGGCGGGGTCGAGCCCGGGCGCTGTTCAGGCAGCGAGCCCTCCTCCAGCGAGAAGAAGAAG GTCTCCAAGTCCGTGTCCGCCCCCATCGCGCCCAGCCCGGTCCCGACCCCCGGCCTCGCCAAGCGGATGAAGAAGAGCAAACAGCCCCTGCAGGTGACGAAGGACCTGGGCCGCTGGAAACCCGCTGACGACCTCCTGCTCATCAACGCCGTGCTGCAG ACCAACGACTTGACGTCCGTGCACTTGGGCGTGAAGTTCAGCTGCCGCTTCAACCTGCGGGAGATCCAGGAGCGGTGGTACGCGCTCCTCTACGACCCCATCATCTCCAA GCTGGCCTGCCAGGCCATGCGGCAGCTGCACCCCGAGGCCATCGCCGCCATCCAGAGCAAAGTGCTCTTCAGCAAAGCCGAGGAGCAGCTGCTGAACAAAGTGGGATCG ACCAGCCAGCCCACGCTCGACACCTTCCAGGAGCTGCTCCACAAGCACCCCGCTGTCTTCTACCCCTCCCGGACGGCCAAGGCCCTGCAGCTCCACTGGCAGCTCATGAAGCAGTACTACCTGCTGGACGACCAGACCG tGCAGCCGCTGCCCAAGGGGGACCAAGTGCTGAACTTCTCGGATGCCGAGGACATGCTGGATGACAGCAAGCTGAA GGACGTGCGGGacgaggtgctggagcatg agcTGACCGTGGCCGACCGGCGCCAGAAGCGGGAGATccggcagctggagcaggagctgcacaAGTGGCaggtgctggtcgacagcatCACGG GCATGAGCTCCCCGGACTTCGACAACCAGACGCTGGCCGTGCTGCGGGGCCGCATGGTGCGGTACCTCATGCGCTCCCGGGAG ATCACGCTGGGCAGGGCCACAAAGGACAACCAGATCGATGTGGACCTGGCCCTGGAGGGACCGGCCTGGAAGATCTCCCGCAAGCAGG GCGTCATCAAATTGAAGAATAACGGGGATTTCTTCATCGCTAACGAGGGCCGGCGCCCCATCTACATCGACGGGCGCCCCGTGCTCGGCGGCAACAAGTGGAAGCTGAACAACAACTCGGTGGTGGAG atCGCCAGCCTCCGCTTCGTCTTCCTCATCAACCAGGACCTGATCGCTCTCATCAAGGCGGAGGCGGCCAAGCTGGCCCAGCAGTGA